The Erigeron canadensis isolate Cc75 chromosome 1, C_canadensis_v1, whole genome shotgun sequence genome segment CTTACTTATTTTTTGTGAGGGTTTTTTCCGATCGaaacagagagagagagagtttttCGATCGAAACAAAGGTTTTTTTGTGTCGATCGATTGATTGAATGGggaagaaaacagaaaataaaataaggaaattcatgttttggtaatgtttttggttttgaatgtTTATGTCTTGTCTCTGACTCTCTGTATAATGTGTGTAAATGTGTAATGTGTCTTGTGTTATTTTTCATGTGGGTTCTCAATATTTGAATCTAGTGTCTTGCGTTTCAGTTATTAAAAACTGGTACCGGTTAACCACTTTcagttaaccggttattattaactGCAATCGGTTCCATCGGTTAGAGTTTTTTGATAtagaaaccggttattaaccggtaccagttaaccgaaaccggttaattttttttaaaaaaaaccgattttggttaaaagaaaaaaaaaaaaacctaaaactgATTAACAGATATTTGCACCTGTATGTCATGTGTTCACAAATCAGGATCTATGAATCTATCACGTAATCACAGACTTAAATGGGCCGGGTTAACAAAAAGCACAGAGGCCCAATAGACTTAAAGTCCAAATACATCTATCGTCATGTTCCATAAGAATTAACAAGATCTGCTGGTGTGTATATCTTTCGAAAACAGAAACACATCTATCTATAATAACATACAGCAgatatacatacaatttataaacatcatcatcagcatcatCGTACAACATGTTGGCTCAGAATGTTGTCATTAAGGTTTTAAAATCCTGTACATAGATACTCACTTAGccactgtgtgtgtgtgtgtttttttattttttttattttagaactTATAAAACATGTTCTATTGTTAATTGCCTAGTTAGGGTTTTCTGCTATCTTTATGCAAATCTTTAATCAGTAATTTCATATATTGTTAGTTAATTAGCTGAAATTAGTGATTTTAGGATTAGGGTTTGAAGAAAGTTGAGGACTTTTTGGGATTAGGTATGCAATCTCGAAGACACCAAAATTTTGGTACGGAATCTTCGTATGGGAGGACACGTAGAGATGGTGATATGGGTTTAGATGGCTATTTACTGAGTCCACGGAGAATGGAGGTTCCGGGGTACTCAGAACGAGTATTGGGTCGTGGGCGAAGGAGTATTTCGTTGGAAAAACGGAGAGTAGGAGATGATAGGAGTAGGAGGGTTCGGTCTAGGTCTAGGTCGCCGGGTTTTATTATGGAGGATAAAAGAGTAGTGGGTGGACGTAGGAGTGTCTCGTTGGAGAGGCGGAGAGTGGTGGAGGATAGAAGTAGGGGAATGCGGTCTAGGTCGCCGGATTTTGTGGAGGGTAAAAGAGGGCGTGCGTATTATAACGAGGAATGGGTTATGGAGAGGGATTTGGTTAGTCCTGAAAGGCGGTCGAGATATGATTTTGTGGAACGTATGGATAGGAAACACGAGGATGTTGATTATGGACGTGGTCCGTCCAGGACGATAATGATTGATGACAAATTTGAGGATAGGAGGTTAGATAGTGGGATGCGTGAGATTGGAACTCATAAGTCTGCTGGTGTAGGACTGTATAGGTCGATGGGAGATGTGGGACCCGTTATGAAAAGTAATACTGGTGGTGAACTCACGTCAGCTTCTTTGAGCATTGGTTTAAATCAGCTCGGGAAAGAAAGAGTTGAGTATCCAGATATACGAGATTCGTTTTCATTTGATAAAAGTATGGCTAATCTGAGGGATAGTTATTCCGGTCTGACTGCATCTAGGTCTAAGGAATCTATGGGTGTATCTCATTTCAAAGATTATGAAAGATTATCTCCAAGAAAGTCGAGGGTTGATGAATTAGGTTATCAAAGTGGTATTCCTTTGCCTCGAGACAAACATCCATTGAACTCGGGGCTTATACCCGATCCTTTACCACATTCCGGATATGAAGAAAGGCACCATTTGGAGCGTGGAAAAGACAGAGAGCTTGAGATTAATGAGGATATGGGTCGATACCGACATGAGGGATTTAGTCCTCCAAGGACTGGGCATCCTGATGCTTTGCGTGGTCAACCACGAATACGAGAAAGAGATGACTTTTTATATCCATCTGATGAAATCTACGAAAAGATGAATCTGCGTGAAAGAGAGGACTACAGTGATAGAGGTATATTAAGAGCGAGTTTGTTAGAGCCTGTTACACAGCGGACAGAAATTTCTGATTTTGCTCGTAGGAATATGAGCAGTAGAAGTTTATCGGACCATCTTTCTTTAGAGAAGCTAGCAGCCTCAAATAACGTTGGTTTGAACCGCTCGCCACGTGAAAAAAGAGAAACTTTACAGTATCCTGATCCTGCTAGTATTCATTCCCGTCTTGGGAGGAAACTTCCCAGAGAACAAGAAATTCCATACATGGGTATGCCACAAGATCATGAAATAGAACGAATCAGAGTCGATTATGACTATAAACGAAATTATGACTATAAACGAGAATATGATTACAAACGAGATTATGACTACAATCGAGATGTAGGTTCAGGATCTCATGAGGAAGGAAGGAGAAGCTCTCCAGGGTTTTTATATGAAAGAACACATAAAATGGAAGAGCGTGATCTTTCCCCGTATGACTCATCAAGTAGGATTATGAAGCGGAAATACATAatggaagatgaagaaaatagGACAACTTCTAGAACTATGATGAGTAGATTGGATACTGTCGGTAGAAGACACAATCGTGACTTTTATGACAAGGAGTGGATAGATCAAGATGGCAGGGGTTCAAACTTTGCTAGAAGAAAGGACCACACTGATGGATTCATTAGAAGAGTAGACACAGGTTATGATGATGAGTTTTTATCATACGATAATGAGGAATATTTGCATGACCATCCTATGAAATCTTATAAACATGAGGATAAGTATGCAAAAGGTTATCCAAGATCTGGTGGTCGAGGTGGGTATAATTCATACCCTTCACATAGAAGACATGTTCATCCCAATTGGAAAAATGCGCCGATAAGACGTGAACATGATAAGGAAGTGGACATGTATTCAGGTGACACTGAAAGGTATGATCCACATGAAGATACTGAGAAGTTCAAACAGCTGGTACATGATTATTTTTTGTCTTTCACCAAAAAGTTGAATGATACCCCAAGCGTGCGGAGGAAATACTTGGAGCATGGGCAGGCAGGTAGCGTATACTGCATCGTATGTGGAAGAAGGTCTGTGTTTCTTTTTTACAATTCTCAATAATTGGTGGCCACTTATATTCACTTGCTCATCTTTTACACCATGATCTTCTTTGACTTTGAAGATAATGTGATCCATTCTCTTGTACGGCTTAGGATAGCTTATTAACATTATTCTGACATTTTTTTGGAGAGGTTTCTGTTTGGGGGTTGGGGGGATATGCATTGAAGTGGGTGCACTTTTTATTGGCTAATTTATGTTATGGTTAGTTAAGCCAAGCCAACTCCTGGAAAATGGCCAGGTATATGCAGGTATTTGATAAGACGATAGTTTGGAGTCAGTTACATGCTGATGGTACTAAATAATATGGTAAGCATCGGATATGTGCCAAGACTTATGGCGTTATAGTAAAACTCGGAGCTAAAAGTTCTACACTTCCACCGTTTCATGTGTCTCAGGCATGGCTGTCTCTGGTGTGTAGTTAAGCCAAATACCTGGAAAATGGCCAGGTATATGCAGGTATTTGATAAGACGATAGTTTGGAGTCAGTTACATGCTGATGGTACTAAATAATATGGTAAGCATCGGATATGTGCCAAGACTTATGGCGTTATAGTAAAACTCGGAGCTAAAAGTTCTACACTTCCACCGTTCCATGTGTCTCAGGCATGGCTGTCTCTGGTGTGTAGTTCACTGCGGAAGGTGGATGCATGACGAGTTATGATTACTttatatgtgttttactttctgGAAAAGTTTTACACCTGAAACTCAGTAGCTTTGTGCATGTGGATTTTACAATGGATGGACTTTGCTTTTAGCTGAAATTGAGCATGTACTTGAACCTTCATAAGACATGTTCCTGTATGAGGtggaaactatacttaaattgAACTCACTTGATGGATTTGTCATCTATCTTGCCAGTTGAGCAAGAAAAGGTCCATAATACCTGGCATTTTACTGCTAAAAGAATGGATCTGCCCATTAAGAAATGCCAATTAAGTTAGCTTTGATCACCAGTACTTGCTATGTTATTCCCGAGTAATATAATAGCTGAgaattttagttttctttatgATGTATGTATAGAGGGACAGCAAGATACTGAAGAGTTCAGTCTTGGATTAGGATCCTTGTCTGTTTGTGAGTAGTTGGTATAGTTCGTCTGCTATATGTCAGGGCTGTGCTTGAGACCAAGATATCTAGTTGATTAACCCCCTCTCTTCCTCTCCAAGACAAAAGAGAGCCAATAAGAATGTGTCACGGCACTCTCCCTTTCCCCGTTTTACACCAGCACCACCGTAAACTTTTTGAAACTGTCAGAATCCTCCGGTGGCATTATGTCATTGAGAAACAGATGACAGAAGTTGAAGAGATATGTAGTGAGGGTGGAAGTGTTTTTTGTGCTCTTTTAATCAAATGTTATCTTTTTGGGTCATGATCTTGTTTTTTCTTATGGAAAGACAAACTTGATAAGTAGAAGTTGCTAGgattaaacacacacacacacacacacacacacacaagaacGAGAAAATAACAAGAATGAAGAACAGGAGAGATCTTAACCCTAATCTGGGTGGTGGCTGTGCGTTCTGTATGCAACCTGGCTCCTAAGTAGAGGTTTTCATGTCTATTAATCAGAACCAGATTGAAATCATGTTGATTAATCAGAAGTGACTTCCATATTCTTTGGCCCAAAGTAAAtttttaaatgagttattatgtGGCAAGGTGGGTGGGTCAGGTGATGGGTCAAATTAGGCTTGAATTGAAATAGCTGTTTTTGTACAGGTCGAACTGCTTGGGTTGGTTTTGTCTGACTCACATATACAGATATACTTCTTTGTCcaattttacaaatttttatcgATCACTGATGAACGATTTACGACAATAATGTTAGTAGCTGAATAAACCGATTTTAGATCATGTGTGCGTTAAAAACAGATTTTGGGCAACCTTCCACCTGTTTCCCTACTCATGTCAGCATTCCACTTCTAATATCTCCAGGTCTCTTTATCTGCCTTGCTTGAGATAAAACACACCCTAAGTTGACCCATTGTAGAAGAATGGGTTAAAATTGACAAATCTACTTTTCTAGTTGATACTTAGAATCAACATTATGTTTTGGTGGTTCATTGCTTTTACGCTATAAAAGAAACTGACTGTTTACCaccatttattaaaaaaaatctgttAACAGTCTCTCATAtcctgaagctcttaaaagaaGCCCTTTGATGAATATTTACTGTAAATTTACTGCTGTGTAGAGAGAAAATATTGCATGTTTACAAACCTATTGGTATTTCTGTAGCTGGTATGTTTCATCCCATAACTAGGGGTGGTCTCCAGATTGGGGTGTTTCTTGAAAACTATTATTTGCTCAATCCATATTTGGAATTTATAGGTCCCATTCTGATAAATTAGTTGGAGGCTGTAGACCAATGCGTTTCTTATTGTTACCTTATTGCATCTTGCAGATGTAGGAAATGCATTTTTTTATGTACTCACTTTCCATTCTGTTTGCATTCTTTCAGTGTCTCGAAGGAGTTCTTAGACACTCAACGATTAGCAATGCACGCTTTCATGTCCCACAAGGTTGGGATGAGGGCTCAACATTTAGGACTCGTCAAGGCATTATGTGTTATGTTAGGTTGGAATAGTGCTATTCCTGTAGGAACTGTTAGATGGTTCCCGGAGACCCTTTCCAGTAAAGAAGCCTGGGTTCAGAAAGAAGATCTTATAATCTGGCCCCCAGTTGTCATAGTTCATAACATTTCTATTACAAACAATGATTCAAATGGCCAGGGGCCCACTACCATAGAAGCACTTACACAATTTCTCCGAGGTATATTACATTCttgaacatttttattttgttttaatcatACTTTAAAGGCTGTTTTAGCAAAGTAAATTTATCTTGATTACCCTCCTTCGTTTCTATATTGTCAGTGATACTGTTAAAAGAAtataatctttgattttttagtttttttgctAATAAGTAGTTGATAAGTTGTTCAAAATATGAATACTATTATAAGATGTTAAGATGTTCATATAGACCATTTTATATGTAAGTTTCttaaattgtctttttttttttacgtcaGAGGCAAATCCTTTATCTCATGCAGTAAATTTTGTTACAGCTGGTTATTTCATTACACAATTATTCAATATC includes the following:
- the LOC122611347 gene encoding uncharacterized protein LOC122611347; this encodes MQSRRHQNFGTESSYGRTRRDGDMGLDGYLLSPRRMEVPGYSERVLGRGRRSISLEKRRVGDDRSRRVRSRSRSPGFIMEDKRVVGGRRSVSLERRRVVEDRSRGMRSRSPDFVEGKRGRAYYNEEWVMERDLVSPERRSRYDFVERMDRKHEDVDYGRGPSRTIMIDDKFEDRRLDSGMREIGTHKSAGVGLYRSMGDVGPVMKSNTGGELTSASLSIGLNQLGKERVEYPDIRDSFSFDKSMANLRDSYSGLTASRSKESMGVSHFKDYERLSPRKSRVDELGYQSGIPLPRDKHPLNSGLIPDPLPHSGYEERHHLERGKDRELEINEDMGRYRHEGFSPPRTGHPDALRGQPRIRERDDFLYPSDEIYEKMNLREREDYSDRGILRASLLEPVTQRTEISDFARRNMSSRSLSDHLSLEKLAASNNVGLNRSPREKRETLQYPDPASIHSRLGRKLPREQEIPYMGMPQDHEIERIRVDYDYKRNYDYKREYDYKRDYDYNRDVGSGSHEEGRRSSPGFLYERTHKMEERDLSPYDSSSRIMKRKYIMEDEENRTTSRTMMSRLDTVGRRHNRDFYDKEWIDQDGRGSNFARRKDHTDGFIRRVDTGYDDEFLSYDNEEYLHDHPMKSYKHEDKYAKGYPRSGGRGGYNSYPSHRRHVHPNWKNAPIRREHDKEVDMYSGDTERYDPHEDTEKFKQLVHDYFLSFTKKLNDTPSVRRKYLEHGQAGSVYCIVCGRSVSKEFLDTQRLAMHAFMSHKVGMRAQHLGLVKALCVMLGWNSAIPVGTVRWFPETLSSKEAWVQKEDLIIWPPVVIVHNISITNNDSNGQGPTTIEALTQFLRGVGLSGGKVKHGKVANCSIMLVKFLGTFSGLQDAEKIHQYFVRNKHGRRDLDKVSSSKGKSSNSEEGESKEAERVLFGYMGIAEDLDKVNADTKKKCIIKSKKEIHEFADGPVKPE